From the Hevea brasiliensis isolate MT/VB/25A 57/8 chromosome 15, ASM3005281v1, whole genome shotgun sequence genome, one window contains:
- the LOC110632450 gene encoding UDP-glycosyltransferase 90A1-like: MGSLSGESKYHVVLFPFMSKGHTIPILQLARLLLRRQISVTIFTTPANRPFIAKYLSNTAASIIELSFPENIPEISSGIENTDKLPSISLFPYFAFSTKLMQPEFERALAYLPSVNFMVSDGFLWWTLESAIKFGFPRLVFFGMSNHAMCMGKAINDNRLFFGPESDEELITVTPFPWIKVTKSDFEPFFSDPQPKGLYFEFVVLAFEAAANSHGYIMNSFYELEQVFVDYWDNTGAPTAWCVGPLCLAEPPSVEREPDKKSAWIQWLDQNLEQGHSILYVAFGTQAEISSEQLKEIATGLEESKVNFLWVLRHKESQLEDDFEERIKGRGIIAREWVDQREILEHQSVQGFLSHCGWNSVLESICSGVPILAWPMMAEQPLNARMVVEEIKVGLRVKTYDGSVRGFVKREGLMKSVRELMEGEMGKKVRKKAKEVAEMAKNTMEDETGSSWRNLDLIIHKTCNAERK, translated from the coding sequence ATGGGTTCTCTATCTGGTGAATCAAAGTATCATGTAGTTCTGTTCCCTTTCATGTCAAAAGGCCACACTATCCCTATTCTCCAGCTAGCCCGTCTCCTTCTTCGTCGCCAGATCTCTGTTACCATCTTTACTACTCCAGCCAATCGTCCCTTCATAGCTAAATATCTGTCCAACACAGCTGCCTCAATCATTGAGCTGTCCTTCCCTGAAAACATCCCTGAAATAAGTTCTGGCATTGAAAACACCGATAAGCTCCCTTCCATTTCTCTGTTTCCTTATTTTGCCTTCTCCACAAAGCTCATGCAACCTGAGTTTGAACGTGCACTTGCGTATCTTCCATCTGTAAATTTCATGGTTTCTGATGGATTCCTGTGGTGGACTCTGGAGTCTGCAATCAAATTCGGTTTTCCAAGATTGGTTTTCTTTGGCATGTCCAATCATGCTATGTGTATGGGCAAAGCTATTAATGACAACAGGCTTTTTTTTGGGCCTGAGTCGGATGAAGAGTTAATTACAGTGACTCCATTTCCATGGATAAAGGTCACTAAATCTGACTTTGAACCATTCTTCTCCGATCCTCAACCCAAGGGCCTTTACTTTGAATTCGTAGTATTGGCATTTGAAGCAGCAGCAAATAGTCATGGTTATATCATGAATAGCTTCTATGAGCTGGAACAAGTTTTTGTTGATTACTGGGATAATACTGGTGCACCCACCGCTTGGTGCGTTGGACCCTTGTGCCTTGCTGAGCCACCAAGTGTTGAACGTGAACCAGACAAGAAATCCGCTTGGATTCAGTGGCTAGATCAAAATTTGGAGCAAGGGCACTCAATTTTATACGTAGCCTTTGGGACTCAAGCAGAGATTTCATCAGAGCAACTGAAGGAAATAGCAACAGGATTGGAGGAGTCCAAGGTAAATTTCTTGTGGGTGTTGAGACACAAGGAAAGTCAATTAGAAGATGATTTTGAAGAAAGGATTAAAGGGAGGGGAATCATAGCGAGAGAATGGGTTGATCAAAGGGAGATATTGGAGCACCAGAGTGTGCAAGGGTTTTTAAGCCACTGTGGATGGAATTCAGTATTGGAGAGCATATGTTCAGGAGTGCCAATTCTTGCATGGCCAATGATGGCTGAACAACCTCTGAATGCAAGAATGGTGGTGGAGGAGATAAAGGTGGGGCTGAGAGTAAAGACATATGATGGATCAGTTAGAGGGTTTGTGAAACGTGAAGGGTTGATGAAATCGGTGAGGGAGTTGATGGAGGGAGAGATGGGAAAGAAAGTGAGGAAGAAGGCGAAAGAAGTTGCAGAGATGGCAAAGAATACGATGGAGGATGAGACAGGATCCTCATGGCGCAACTTGGATTTGATCATTCATAAGACGTGCAATGCAGAGAGGAAGTAA